The Treponema succinifaciens DSM 2489 region AATTCGGCTGGCTTTGTTGCTGAAAGAATTTTTTCAAGGCATTTTTTCACTGACTTTGAAATTTTCATGTCGCGCGCAAAATCGTTCCTTGAACCGCGTCATTTAAAGTTCCATCTCCGCCAAGAATTACAATTGTGCAGTTTTTTTCCGCTGAAGATTTTCCGCTGATTTTGGAACATATTTTTGTAACGTCTCCATGCTCTTTTGAAAATTCAACATCGTATAGAATTTTTCTTGAAATCAAAACAGGCTCAATTTTCCTTTTCCATAAACGGAGCCCTTTCCCTGAGCGCGAAACTGGATTTACAATAAAATGAAACATTAAAAAAGAATAGCACAAAAATTCAAAAACGTCAGCGGATTGTTTTTTTCTTTTTCCTCTGATAAAATAAAATTGTAACGATGATTACGTTGTGATGACTGTCGGTTGAATCCCACAACCTAACGAGCCTACGAACGCTCCTATCAC contains the following coding sequences:
- a CDS encoding acylglycerol kinase family protein; amino-acid sequence: MFHFIVNPVSRSGKGLRLWKRKIEPVLISRKILYDVEFSKEHGDVTKICSKISGKSSAEKNCTIVILGGDGTLNDAVQGTILRAT